In one Bosea sp. RAC05 genomic region, the following are encoded:
- a CDS encoding metal-dependent hydrolase family protein produces MPALLFRNFRLLEPEFGEVRAGYELLVEGDTIRELSDKPIKADFADVVDCGGRTLMPGLIDSHVHVFLSEVVIRSMESMPLTLMTARAIGLMKRMIDRGFTTVRDTGGADWGIKEAVDKGHVAAPRLFIAGQAIGPTGGHSDPRRRTDFGSRCNCCNAMAYTMTVSDGVSSVRKSVREQMRLGADHIKIMMSGGVASPYDPLDSLQFSLDEVRTAVEEAAAFGRYVCAHAYTPESITRAAQCGVRAIEHGNLIDDASARLMAEKGMFLTANLVAYYAMKERASEFGMDGDMLAKNDLVIDGGLRSLEICKRAGVPVAYGSDLLGQLQVDQSREFLLRREVLSPIEIIRSATTIGAQLLRMEGKLGTLRAGAYADMILVDGNPLEDLGLLQDQGARLPVIMKGGAFHKNTLQ; encoded by the coding sequence ATGCCCGCGCTGCTGTTCCGGAATTTTCGCCTGCTCGAACCCGAGTTCGGCGAGGTGCGCGCCGGCTATGAGCTTCTGGTCGAGGGCGACACCATCCGCGAGCTCTCCGACAAGCCGATCAAGGCGGACTTCGCCGACGTCGTCGATTGCGGCGGCCGCACGCTCATGCCCGGGCTGATCGACAGCCATGTCCATGTCTTCCTCTCGGAGGTCGTGATCCGCTCGATGGAGAGCATGCCGCTGACGCTGATGACGGCGCGGGCGATCGGCCTGATGAAGCGCATGATCGACCGCGGCTTCACCACGGTGCGCGACACCGGCGGTGCCGACTGGGGCATCAAGGAGGCCGTCGACAAGGGCCATGTCGCCGCGCCCAGGCTCTTCATCGCCGGCCAGGCGATCGGCCCGACCGGCGGCCACAGCGACCCGCGCCGCCGGACCGATTTCGGGTCCCGCTGCAATTGCTGCAACGCCATGGCCTATACGATGACCGTCTCCGACGGCGTCTCCTCCGTCCGCAAGTCGGTCCGCGAGCAGATGCGTCTCGGGGCCGACCACATCAAGATCATGATGTCGGGTGGCGTCGCCTCCCCTTATGACCCGCTCGATTCACTCCAGTTCAGCCTCGACGAGGTCCGTACCGCCGTCGAGGAAGCCGCCGCCTTCGGCCGCTATGTCTGCGCCCATGCCTATACGCCCGAGTCGATCACGCGTGCGGCCCAGTGCGGCGTGCGCGCCATCGAGCACGGCAACCTGATCGACGACGCTTCGGCCAGGCTGATGGCCGAAAAGGGCATGTTCCTCACCGCCAACCTCGTCGCCTATTACGCGATGAAGGAGCGTGCCTCGGAATTCGGCATGGATGGCGACATGCTCGCCAAGAACGACCTCGTCATCGATGGCGGGCTGCGGTCGCTGGAAATCTGCAAGCGCGCCGGCGTGCCGGTGGCCTATGGCTCCGACCTGCTCGGCCAGCTCCAGGTCGACCAGTCCCGCGAGTTCCTGCTGCGCCGCGAGGTGCTCTCACCGATCGAAATCATCCGTTCGGCAACCACCATCGGCGCACAGCTCCTGCGCATGGAGGGCAAGCTTGGCACGCTGCGTGCTGGGGCTTATGCGGATATGATCCTCGTCGACGGCAATCCGCTCGAGGATCTCGGCCTGTTGCAGGATCAGGGCGCACGGCTGCCCGTCATCATGAAGGGCGGCGCGTTCCACAAGAACACGCTGCAGTGA
- a CDS encoding ABC transporter permease — MSAGARPSLGRIALNAAAGLSLLYILLPLIFVTWLAFFRQEIPSFPPEGYSLKWFAAAANNQPFINGFLLSLKVGVAATLLGLLVGVPASLALVRHRIVLGPLFNTLLLMPLVMPGIVLGTAIYVFQIETEIATGLPVMGSQGGLIAAHTLVVIPWVVRLVTASLVGFDRTIEEAAQNLGAGPFTTFRRVTLPSIRPGIVAAGLFGFVTSFGNLEMSLFLVGPGRTTLPIAILQYLEWKIDPTVAAASLIQIVLIAVAMIVTDRYVKLSRVV, encoded by the coding sequence ATGAGCGCTGGCGCCCGCCCGAGCCTCGGCCGCATCGCGCTCAACGCGGCGGCGGGCCTGTCGCTGCTCTACATCCTGCTGCCGCTGATCTTCGTCACCTGGCTCGCCTTCTTCCGGCAGGAGATCCCCTCCTTCCCGCCGGAGGGCTATTCGCTGAAATGGTTCGCGGCCGCGGCCAACAACCAGCCCTTCATCAACGGCTTTCTGCTCAGCCTCAAGGTCGGCGTCGCGGCGACGCTGCTGGGCCTGCTCGTGGGCGTGCCCGCGAGCCTCGCCCTCGTGCGCCACCGCATCGTTCTGGGCCCGCTCTTCAACACGCTGCTGCTGATGCCGCTGGTGATGCCGGGCATCGTGCTGGGCACTGCGATCTACGTCTTCCAGATCGAGACCGAGATCGCGACCGGCCTGCCGGTGATGGGCTCGCAGGGCGGATTGATCGCGGCGCATACGCTCGTCGTCATCCCCTGGGTGGTGCGCTTGGTCACGGCGAGCCTTGTCGGCTTCGACCGCACCATCGAAGAAGCCGCGCAGAACCTCGGCGCCGGCCCCTTCACCACCTTCCGGCGGGTGACCCTGCCGAGCATCCGCCCCGGCATCGTCGCGGCGGGGCTGTTCGGTTTCGTCACCTCCTTCGGCAATCTGGAGATGAGCCTGTTCCTGGTGGGACCGGGCCGCACCACCCTGCCGATCGCCATCCTGCAATATCTCGAATGGAAGATCGATCCGACCGTGGCAGCCGCATCCCTGATCCAGATCGTCCTGATCGCCGTGGCGATGATCGTCACCGACCGTTACGTCAAGCTGAGCCGGGTGGTCTGA
- a CDS encoding ABC transporter ATP-binding protein yields MARLSIEHLRKTYGDLTVVNDVNIDIADGEFLVLLGPSGCGKTTTLRMVAGFIAPSAGSITIGERSVTTLPPWKRNCGLVFQSYALFPHMTVAENVAFGLEMRKIPPADRAPRVAEALRLVQLAGFDERYPRQLSGGQQQRVALARALAMEPDVLLLDEPLSNLDAKLRQEVRVEIRDLQRKLGLTTIMVTHDQEEALTMADRLVVMEKGEVRQIGTQRELYERPADRFVAGFIGRSAFLDGEIVAPGRFRTKGGVAIGCAAATGTGAATLALRPERIAVGGEADGLQNRFEARVEHASYLGAILEIDVSLSGRDAIDKDRMLLQIPNKAGVAEPKPGETITIGWAEDAGLVYPREA; encoded by the coding sequence ATGGCACGGCTTTCGATCGAGCATCTGCGCAAGACCTATGGCGACCTGACGGTCGTCAACGACGTCAACATCGACATCGCCGACGGCGAGTTCCTCGTGCTGCTCGGGCCTTCGGGCTGCGGCAAGACGACGACGCTGCGCATGGTCGCGGGCTTCATCGCCCCCAGCGCCGGCTCCATCACCATCGGCGAGCGCAGCGTCACCACGCTGCCGCCCTGGAAGCGCAATTGCGGCCTGGTCTTCCAGAGCTATGCGCTCTTCCCGCACATGACGGTCGCCGAGAACGTCGCCTTCGGCCTCGAGATGCGCAAGATCCCGCCGGCCGACCGGGCGCCGCGCGTCGCCGAGGCGCTGCGCCTCGTCCAGCTCGCCGGCTTCGACGAGCGCTATCCGCGCCAGCTCTCGGGCGGCCAGCAGCAGCGCGTCGCGCTCGCCCGCGCGCTCGCCATGGAGCCGGACGTGCTGCTGCTCGACGAACCGCTCTCCAATCTCGACGCCAAGCTGCGCCAGGAGGTCCGGGTCGAGATCCGCGACCTGCAGCGCAAGCTCGGCCTGACCACGATCATGGTCACCCACGACCAGGAAGAGGCGCTGACCATGGCCGACCGTCTGGTCGTCATGGAAAAGGGCGAGGTTCGCCAGATCGGCACCCAGCGCGAGCTCTACGAGAGGCCCGCCGACCGCTTCGTCGCCGGCTTCATCGGCCGCAGCGCCTTCCTCGACGGCGAGATCGTCGCGCCCGGTCGCTTCCGGACGAAGGGCGGCGTCGCCATCGGCTGCGCGGCGGCGACCGGCACCGGCGCGGCGACGCTCGCCCTGCGGCCGGAGCGCATCGCCGTCGGCGGCGAGGCGGACGGACTTCAGAACCGCTTCGAGGCGCGCGTCGAGCACGCCTCCTATCTCGGCGCGATCCTGGAGATCGACGTCAGCCTTTCGGGGCGGGACGCGATCGACAAGGACCGCATGCTGCTGCAGATCCCGAACAAGGCCGGCGTCGCCGAGCCGAAGCCGGGCGAGACCATCACCATAGGCTGGGCCGAAGACGCCGGGCTCGTTTATCCGCGCGAAGCCTGA
- a CDS encoding ABC transporter substrate-binding protein translates to MTTFDRRDLLKGAGAAALATGLGSPALAQAAGKVVVGTWGGDYARLLTKNIEDPFLKSKGMEVVQDQAGDAPRRAKMVAERRLPRGTVDIQGLSAANMFEMNEAGVIDAIDYAKIPNAKNLLPTMKYPYGVGHIYSGNVVIYNPKVITAAPTGFKDWLDPKHGNKIGFIDIQYQSIMIAASLAGTNGASMNDLDKAKEVLMAVKKAGARVYPTNEAFAAAMKNEEIGISAIWKARVVQWQNAGIPCEAVAPVEGIPIYVSGFVIQKNAPNKDNAYAYMNAMLEKAAQEAFAVDMGYNGTVTGLTVAPDLQKRIGFTPEEEKKLRDLDYAFLAKNDSAMKEWWDKVFKA, encoded by the coding sequence ATGACGACATTCGACAGACGCGATCTTCTCAAGGGCGCCGGCGCCGCCGCGCTCGCCACCGGTCTCGGCAGCCCGGCTCTCGCCCAGGCCGCCGGCAAGGTCGTCGTCGGCACCTGGGGTGGCGACTATGCCCGCCTCCTGACCAAGAACATCGAGGACCCCTTCCTCAAGTCCAAGGGCATGGAAGTGGTGCAGGATCAGGCCGGCGACGCGCCCCGTCGCGCCAAGATGGTCGCCGAGCGCCGCCTCCCGCGCGGCACGGTCGACATCCAGGGCCTGTCCGCCGCCAACATGTTCGAAATGAACGAGGCCGGCGTCATCGATGCGATCGACTATGCCAAGATCCCGAACGCCAAGAACCTGCTGCCGACGATGAAGTATCCCTACGGCGTCGGGCACATCTATTCGGGCAACGTGGTCATCTACAATCCCAAGGTCATCACGGCAGCCCCGACCGGCTTCAAGGACTGGCTCGATCCCAAGCACGGCAACAAGATCGGCTTCATCGACATCCAGTACCAGTCGATCATGATCGCGGCGTCGCTCGCCGGCACCAATGGCGCCAGCATGAACGACCTCGACAAGGCCAAGGAGGTGCTGATGGCGGTCAAGAAGGCCGGCGCCCGCGTCTACCCGACGAACGAGGCCTTCGCCGCCGCGATGAAGAACGAGGAGATCGGCATCAGCGCGATCTGGAAGGCGCGTGTCGTCCAGTGGCAGAACGCCGGCATCCCCTGCGAGGCCGTCGCCCCCGTCGAGGGCATCCCGATCTATGTCTCGGGCTTCGTCATCCAGAAGAACGCGCCCAACAAGGACAACGCCTACGCCTATATGAACGCGATGCTGGAGAAGGCCGCCCAGGAGGCCTTCGCGGTCGACATGGGCTACAACGGCACCGTCACCGGGCTGACCGTTGCGCCCGACCTGCAGAAGCGCATCGGCTTCACCCCCGAAGAGGAGAAGAAGCTGCGCGACCTCGACTATGCCTTCCTCGCCAAGAACGATTCGGCGATGAAGGAGTGGTGGGACAAGGTCTTCAAGGCGTGA
- a CDS encoding ABC transporter permease — MSVTAPEPVAGARTGLAGLLVVPATLFVAIGLLGPIAILFRYSLNQFIPGQFMVDGLTIENYVKFFTDSYYLTVLARTVRVAVMCTIACLVMGFPLAYVLARTQSRFKNLLIIAVVLPLFVGNAVRAAGWMTAFGSKGALNASLMGMGLIDQPLEIMYTENAVLIGIIAVNLPFMVLTLQSVIEGIPRNVEEAAFSLGAGPAAMFRRVLWPLALPGILAGTILTFILAMNAYATPVLLGGPKFQMMGPLVYGQFAQQNNWPFGGAISFILMTATILLTVAAHLIVQRRYR; from the coding sequence ATGAGCGTAACCGCTCCCGAACCCGTCGCGGGCGCACGGACCGGCCTCGCCGGTCTGCTCGTCGTGCCGGCGACACTCTTCGTCGCGATCGGGCTGCTCGGCCCGATCGCGATCCTCTTCCGCTATTCGCTGAACCAGTTCATCCCCGGCCAGTTCATGGTCGACGGGCTGACGATCGAGAACTACGTCAAGTTCTTCACCGACAGCTATTACCTCACCGTGCTGGCCCGCACCGTCCGGGTCGCCGTGATGTGCACCATCGCCTGCCTGGTAATGGGCTTCCCGCTCGCCTATGTGCTCGCGCGCACGCAGAGCCGCTTCAAGAACCTGCTGATCATCGCCGTGGTGCTGCCCCTCTTCGTCGGCAACGCCGTGCGCGCGGCCGGCTGGATGACCGCCTTCGGCAGCAAGGGCGCGCTCAACGCCTCGCTGATGGGGATGGGCCTGATCGATCAGCCGCTCGAGATCATGTACACCGAGAACGCCGTTCTGATCGGCATTATCGCGGTCAACCTGCCCTTCATGGTGCTGACGCTGCAGAGCGTCATCGAGGGCATTCCCCGCAATGTCGAGGAGGCCGCCTTCAGCCTCGGCGCCGGCCCGGCGGCGATGTTTCGCCGCGTGCTCTGGCCGCTGGCCCTGCCCGGCATCCTCGCGGGCACGATCCTGACCTTCATCCTGGCGATGAACGCCTATGCCACGCCCGTCCTGCTCGGTGGCCCGAAGTTCCAGATGATGGGGCCGCTGGTCTATGGCCAGTTCGCCCAGCAGAACAACTGGCCCTTCGGCGGCGCGATCTCCTTCATCCTGATGACGGCGACCATCCTGCTGACGGTGGCCGCCCATCTGATCGTGCAGCGGCGCTATCGGTGA
- a CDS encoding twin transmembrane helix small protein: protein MTFSGTLVPVAVGAVAVVLVLGLANMLRGGSANTSQKLMRLRVILQFVAILVILFVLWWRSG, encoded by the coding sequence ATGACATTCAGCGGTACACTCGTTCCCGTCGCCGTCGGTGCCGTCGCCGTCGTCCTGGTCCTCGGGCTCGCCAACATGCTGCGCGGCGGCAGCGCCAACACCTCGCAGAAGCTGATGCGCCTGCGCGTCATCCTTCAGTTCGTCGCGATCCTGGTGATCCTGTTCGTGCTGTGGTGGCGCAGCGGCTGA
- a CDS encoding acyloxyacyl hydrolase produces MVRVALLLLSGVLIASPIAAQAQDLPAGASSYAPASLPSPSLSWEARIGAGAANPGGRESGLANFSGEIATPRPFTLSDRFANAFVPRFHLGASANFNGTRFAYAGASWTIDITSKVFVEASFGAAVNDGKTGAIIPQNRLNLGCNGGTREAAALGVRLDDRWSLVATLEHFSTTGCADRGQARGPANIGARLGYSF; encoded by the coding sequence ATGGTTCGCGTCGCGTTGCTTCTCCTCTCCGGCGTCCTTATCGCCTCGCCCATCGCGGCGCAGGCTCAGGACCTTCCGGCCGGAGCCTCGAGCTACGCCCCGGCAAGCCTGCCCTCGCCATCGCTGTCCTGGGAGGCACGCATCGGCGCCGGCGCGGCCAATCCCGGCGGCCGCGAGAGCGGCCTGGCGAACTTCAGCGGCGAGATCGCGACGCCCCGGCCCTTCACCCTGAGCGACCGGTTCGCCAACGCCTTCGTGCCGCGTTTCCATCTCGGCGCCAGCGCCAATTTCAACGGCACGCGCTTCGCTTATGCCGGCGCGAGCTGGACCATCGACATCACCAGCAAGGTCTTCGTCGAGGCCAGCTTTGGCGCGGCGGTCAATGACGGCAAGACCGGCGCGATCATCCCGCAGAACCGTCTCAACCTCGGCTGCAACGGCGGCACCCGCGAGGCCGCCGCTCTCGGCGTGCGCCTCGACGACCGCTGGAGCCTCGTCGCGACGCTGGAGCATTTCAGCACCACCGGCTGCGCCGACCGCGGCCAGGCCCGCGGCCCGGCCAACATCGGCGCCCGTCTCGGCTACAGCTTCTGA
- a CDS encoding cob(I)yrinic acid a,c-diamide adenosyltransferase produces MVKLNRIYTRTGDDGTTGLATGPRRPKYDLRVAAYGTIDETNACIGIARLHAAAEDPEVDAMLGRISNDLFDLGADLSTPDTGEPPAYEPLRIVSAQVDRIEADIDRLNETLAPLRSFVLPGGTPAATHLHLARTVSRRAERLMTELAQTPGEIVGQPALQYVNRLSDFLFVASRYLNARAGGDVLWVPGQNR; encoded by the coding sequence ATGGTCAAGCTGAACCGAATCTACACCCGCACCGGCGACGACGGCACCACCGGTCTCGCCACAGGCCCGCGCCGGCCAAAATACGACCTGCGCGTCGCCGCCTATGGCACGATCGACGAGACCAATGCCTGCATCGGGATCGCCCGGCTTCATGCCGCCGCGGAGGACCCAGAGGTCGACGCGATGCTCGGCCGCATCAGCAACGACCTCTTCGATCTCGGCGCCGACCTGTCGACGCCCGACACCGGCGAGCCGCCGGCCTATGAGCCGCTGCGGATCGTATCGGCCCAGGTCGATCGCATCGAGGCCGACATCGACCGTCTCAACGAGACGCTGGCCCCGCTGCGCTCCTTCGTCCTGCCCGGCGGGACACCGGCCGCCACCCATCTGCATCTCGCCCGCACGGTCAGCCGCCGCGCCGAACGCCTGATGACGGAACTCGCCCAGACGCCCGGCGAGATCGTCGGCCAGCCGGCGCTGCAATATGTCAACCGCCTCTCCGACTTCCTCTTCGTCGCGTCGCGCTATCTCAACGCCAGGGCCGGGGGCGACGTGCTCTGGGTGCCCGGCCAGAACCGCTAG
- a CDS encoding rhomboid family intramembrane serine protease has protein sequence MFIPLHDGVPLRFMRAPFVTHALIALCTGLYLLVTLRRDETAQIAVAAGFGLIPSVLFGTAQLPTELLQAPPWLTPLSNVVLHLGLAHLLGNMLFLFVFGDNVEDAMGHARFLLFFCLCGLGGSLAHALMNPASEQPLIGASGAISGVIAAYLMLYPRVRIWGLAFNWIPLRITALYAIVAWILFQLVQALIDPDGHVGWWAHLGGLGTGAALTPILIHRRVALFGRAARG, from the coding sequence GTGTTCATCCCCCTGCATGACGGCGTGCCGCTGCGCTTCATGCGCGCACCCTTCGTGACTCATGCCCTGATCGCGCTGTGCACCGGGCTCTATCTGCTGGTCACCCTGCGCCGGGACGAAACGGCGCAGATCGCCGTCGCCGCCGGCTTCGGCCTGATCCCATCGGTGCTGTTTGGAACGGCGCAACTGCCGACCGAGTTGCTGCAGGCGCCGCCCTGGCTGACGCCGCTCAGCAATGTCGTCCTGCATCTCGGCCTCGCCCATCTGCTGGGCAACATGCTGTTCCTCTTCGTCTTCGGCGACAATGTCGAGGATGCGATGGGCCATGCCCGGTTCCTGCTGTTCTTCTGCCTCTGCGGCCTCGGCGGATCCCTCGCCCACGCCCTGATGAACCCCGCCTCGGAGCAGCCGCTGATCGGTGCCTCGGGCGCGATCTCCGGCGTCATCGCCGCCTATCTGATGCTCTATCCGCGCGTCCGCATCTGGGGCCTCGCCTTCAACTGGATTCCGCTGCGGATCACCGCCCTCTACGCCATCGTCGCCTGGATCCTGTTCCAGCTCGTCCAGGCGCTGATCGACCCGGACGGCCATGTCGGCTGGTGGGCCCATCTGGGCGGGCTCGGCACCGGCGCCGCGCTCACGCCAATCCTGATCCACCGTCGCGTGGCCCTGTTCGGCCGCGCGGCGCGCGGCTGA
- a CDS encoding electron transfer flavoprotein subunit beta/FixA family protein: MKILVPVKRVVDYNVKIRVKADGSGVELANVKMSMNPFDEIAVEEALRLKEAGKATEVVVVSIGPAQAAETIRTGLAMGADRGILVKVEGTVEPLAVAKLLKKVVEQESPGLVILGKQAIDDDCNQTGQMLAALLGWPQGTFASKVALEAESVDVTREVDGGLQTVSLKLPAIVTTDLRLNEPRYASLPNIMKAKKKPLDETSAEALGVDVAPRLTVLKTVEPAGRSAGIKVGSVAELVSKLKNEAGVL; the protein is encoded by the coding sequence ATGAAGATCCTTGTGCCCGTGAAGCGGGTTGTCGACTACAACGTGAAGATCCGGGTGAAGGCGGACGGCTCGGGCGTCGAACTCGCCAACGTCAAGATGTCGATGAACCCCTTCGACGAGATCGCCGTCGAGGAGGCGCTGCGGCTGAAGGAGGCCGGCAAGGCGACAGAGGTCGTCGTGGTCTCGATCGGGCCGGCGCAGGCCGCCGAGACGATCCGCACCGGGCTGGCCATGGGCGCCGATCGCGGCATCCTCGTGAAGGTCGAGGGCACGGTCGAGCCGCTCGCCGTCGCCAAGCTCCTGAAGAAGGTCGTCGAGCAGGAGAGCCCCGGCCTCGTCATCCTCGGCAAGCAGGCGATCGACGACGACTGCAACCAGACCGGCCAGATGCTCGCAGCGCTGCTCGGCTGGCCGCAGGGCACCTTCGCCTCGAAGGTCGCGCTGGAGGCCGAGTCGGTCGACGTCACCCGCGAGGTCGATGGCGGCCTGCAGACGGTCTCGCTCAAGCTGCCGGCGATCGTCACCACCGATCTGCGCCTGAACGAGCCGCGCTACGCCTCGCTGCCCAACATCATGAAGGCCAAGAAGAAGCCGCTCGACGAGACCTCGGCCGAGGCGCTCGGCGTCGACGTCGCGCCGCGCCTGACGGTGCTGAAGACCGTCGAGCCGGCCGGCCGCTCCGCCGGCATCAAGGTCGGCTCCGTCGCCGAACTCGTCTCCAAGCTCAAGAACGAAGCCGGAGTGCTTTGA
- a CDS encoding electron transfer flavoprotein subunit alpha/FixB family protein: protein MTTLLLAEHDNKSLNEATRKAMTAAKALGAPVHVLVAGQGAQAVAAAAAKLDGVEKVLLADDAAYGHHLAEPLAALIVSLAGGYGAIVAAGTTTGKNVTPRVAALLDVMQVSEITKVVSPDTFERPIYAGNAIQTVQASDAKKVITVRGASFAAAADGAATAPVEAVAATAQDGSSQFKGEEVAKSDRPELASAKIIISGGRALGSSEAFGKVIEPIADKLGAAMGASRAAVDAGYAPNDWQVGQTGKVVAPDLYIAVGISGAIQHLAGMKDSKVIVAINKDEEAPIFQVADYGLVGDLFTLLPELESELAKIGK from the coding sequence ATGACGACGCTGCTGCTCGCCGAGCACGACAACAAGAGCCTCAACGAGGCCACCCGCAAGGCCATGACCGCCGCCAAGGCGCTCGGTGCGCCCGTCCATGTCCTCGTCGCCGGCCAGGGCGCGCAAGCCGTGGCCGCCGCCGCTGCCAAGCTCGACGGGGTCGAGAAGGTCCTGCTGGCGGACGACGCCGCCTATGGCCATCATCTCGCCGAGCCGCTGGCTGCGCTGATCGTCTCGCTCGCCGGTGGCTATGGCGCGATCGTCGCGGCCGGCACCACCACGGGCAAGAACGTGACGCCGCGCGTCGCCGCGCTGCTCGACGTGATGCAGGTCTCGGAGATCACCAAGGTCGTCTCGCCCGATACCTTCGAGCGGCCGATCTATGCCGGCAACGCCATCCAGACGGTGCAGGCCAGCGACGCCAAGAAGGTCATCACCGTGCGCGGCGCCTCCTTCGCGGCCGCCGCCGACGGCGCCGCCACCGCGCCGGTCGAGGCCGTCGCCGCCACGGCCCAGGACGGTTCCTCCCAGTTCAAGGGCGAGGAGGTCGCCAAGTCCGACCGGCCGGAGCTGGCCTCGGCCAAGATCATCATCTCGGGCGGCCGGGCGCTCGGCTCGTCGGAGGCCTTCGGCAAGGTCATCGAGCCGATCGCCGACAAGCTCGGCGCGGCCATGGGCGCCTCGCGCGCGGCGGTCGACGCCGGCTACGCGCCCAATGACTGGCAGGTCGGCCAGACCGGCAAGGTCGTGGCGCCCGATCTCTACATCGCCGTCGGCATCTCCGGCGCGATCCAGCATCTCGCCGGCATGAAGGACTCCAAGGTCATCGTCGCGATCAACAAGGACGAGGAGGCCCCGATCTTCCAGGTCGCCGATTACGGCCTCGTCGGCGACCTCTTCACCCTGCTGCCGGAGCTCGAATCCGAACTCGCCAAGATCGGCAAGTGA
- a CDS encoding 3-hydroxybutyryl-CoA dehydrogenase — translation MEQTMSAQAIRTIGIIGAGQMGNGIAHVAAVAGFEVRLHDIAEERINAALATIDGNMARQVAKGAIGDEIRRDAMAKIAAAPKLEGLADCDLVIEAATESEETKRKIFTAVCQHIKPETMLASNTSSISITRLAAATDRPERFIGIHFMNPVPLMQLVELIRGIATDDQTFELAKEFVGKLHKTVSVSEDFPAFIVNRILLPMINEAVYTLYEGVGSVEAIDTAMKLGANHPMGPLQLADFIGLDTCLSVMQVLHDGLADSKYRPCPLLVKYVEAGWLGRKTKRGFYDYRGEKPVPTR, via the coding sequence ATGGAACAGACCATGTCGGCTCAGGCGATCAGGACGATCGGCATCATCGGCGCGGGCCAGATGGGCAACGGCATCGCCCATGTGGCGGCCGTGGCGGGGTTCGAGGTGAGGCTGCACGACATCGCCGAGGAGCGCATCAACGCGGCGCTGGCGACGATCGACGGCAACATGGCCCGCCAGGTCGCCAAGGGCGCCATCGGCGACGAGATCCGCCGCGATGCGATGGCCAAGATCGCCGCCGCCCCGAAGCTCGAAGGCCTCGCCGATTGTGACCTCGTCATCGAGGCCGCGACCGAGAGCGAGGAAACCAAGCGCAAGATCTTCACCGCCGTCTGCCAGCACATCAAGCCGGAGACGATGCTGGCCTCCAACACCTCCTCGATCTCGATCACGCGGCTGGCCGCCGCGACCGACCGGCCCGAGCGCTTCATCGGCATCCATTTCATGAACCCCGTGCCGCTGATGCAGCTCGTCGAGCTGATCCGCGGCATCGCCACCGACGACCAGACCTTCGAGCTCGCCAAGGAGTTCGTCGGCAAGCTCCACAAGACGGTCTCGGTCTCAGAGGATTTCCCCGCCTTCATCGTCAACCGCATCCTGCTGCCGATGATCAACGAGGCGGTCTACACGCTCTATGAGGGCGTCGGCTCGGTCGAGGCGATCGACACCGCGATGAAGCTCGGCGCCAATCACCCGATGGGGCCGCTGCAGCTGGCCGACTTCATCGGCCTCGACACCTGCCTCTCGGTCATGCAGGTACTTCATGACGGCCTGGCGGATTCCAAGTATCGCCCCTGCCCGCTGCTGGTGAAATACGTCGAGGCTGGCTGGCTCGGCCGCAAGACCAAGCGCGGTTTCTACGATTACCGCGGCGAGAAGCCGGTCCCGACGCGCTGA
- a CDS encoding HNH endonuclease has product MHPMASPDGCPALVLNADFRPLSYYPLSLWSWQDAIKAVFMDRVNIVSEYDTVVRSPSFDMRLPSVVSLKTYIKPSRTPAFTRFNVFLRDRFACQYCGARDELTFDHVIPRSKGGLTTWENVVAACSPCNLRKGDKMPAAVDMFPMQKAYAPTINDLHRNGKLFPPNYLHESWLDYLYWDSELEP; this is encoded by the coding sequence ATGCATCCGATGGCCTCGCCGGATGGTTGTCCGGCGCTGGTTCTCAATGCCGATTTTCGGCCCCTGAGCTATTATCCGCTCTCCCTCTGGAGCTGGCAGGACGCGATCAAGGCGGTCTTCATGGACCGCGTGAACATCGTCTCCGAATACGACACCGTCGTCCGCAGCCCGAGCTTCGACATGCGGCTGCCCTCGGTCGTGTCGCTGAAGACCTACATCAAGCCCTCGCGCACGCCGGCCTTCACGCGCTTCAACGTCTTCCTGCGCGACCGTTTCGCCTGCCAGTATTGCGGCGCCCGCGACGAACTGACCTTCGACCACGTCATCCCGCGCTCGAAGGGCGGCCTGACTACCTGGGAGAACGTGGTCGCGGCCTGCTCGCCCTGCAATCTGCGCAAGGGCGACAAGATGCCGGCTGCGGTCGATATGTTCCCGATGCAGAAGGCCTACGCGCCGACGATCAACGACCTGCACCGCAACGGCAAGCTCTTCCCGCCGAACTATCTCCACGAGAGCTGGCTCGACTATCTCTACTGGGATTCCGAACTGGAGCCGTAA